In Candidatus Promineifilum breve, one genomic interval encodes:
- a CDS encoding TIGR03560 family F420-dependent LLM class oxidoreductase — translation MEVAIMIEGQNGLTWPRWQRIAAAVEDLGFAGLYRSDHYTNANPPDIESLELWVSLTWLASHTTRIEFGPLVSPVSFRQPTMTARMAAAVDDLSGGRLSLGLGAGWQQREHTNYGWELLAVPERFARFEEGLRIIKRLLQEDAPFDFEGVYYRLHEAVLLPRPARPGGPPILIGGNGPRRTLPLAARYADEWNAVYISPARFAELNGMLDGLLAAVGREPASLRRSLMIGCLFGRDAAEVERKLAARHRTAAEMVERGVAAGTGEEIAAQLAAWAAAGVQRVMLQWLDLDDLDGLEALAGKIIRN, via the coding sequence ATGGAAGTCGCCATCATGATCGAGGGCCAGAACGGCCTGACCTGGCCGCGCTGGCAGCGGATCGCCGCCGCCGTCGAAGACCTGGGCTTTGCCGGCCTCTACCGCTCCGACCACTATACCAATGCCAACCCGCCCGATATCGAATCGCTGGAACTGTGGGTGTCGCTGACCTGGTTGGCCAGCCACACGACGCGCATCGAATTCGGGCCGCTGGTGTCACCCGTCTCCTTTCGCCAGCCGACGATGACGGCGCGCATGGCTGCGGCCGTGGATGACCTGTCCGGCGGCCGTCTATCGCTGGGCCTGGGCGCGGGCTGGCAGCAGCGGGAACACACCAACTACGGCTGGGAGCTGCTCGCCGTGCCGGAGCGCTTCGCCCGCTTCGAGGAAGGGCTGCGCATCATCAAGCGGCTGTTGCAGGAAGATGCGCCGTTCGACTTTGAGGGCGTCTATTACCGGCTACATGAGGCGGTGCTGCTGCCCCGACCGGCGCGACCCGGCGGCCCGCCCATCCTGATCGGCGGCAACGGCCCCCGGCGCACGCTGCCCCTGGCGGCCCGCTACGCCGACGAGTGGAACGCGGTCTACATCAGCCCGGCGCGCTTCGCCGAGCTAAACGGCATGCTCGATGGCTTGTTGGCGGCGGTGGGGCGCGAACCGGCGTCGCTGCGCCGTTCGCTGATGATCGGCTGCCTCTTTGGCCGCGACGCGGCCGAGGTGGAGCGCAAGCTGGCGGCGCGCCATCGTACGGCGGCCGAGATGGTCGAACGGGGTGTGGCCGCGGGCACGGGCGAAGAGATCGCCGCGCAACTGGCGGCCTGGGCCGCGGCCGGTGTCCAGCGGGTCATGCTCCAGTGGCTCGACCTGGACGACCTCGACGGCCTGGAGGCACTGGCCGGGAAGATCATTCGGAATTAG
- the trxA gene encoding thioredoxin: protein MAKPLEVTDATFQKEVLESDVPVLVDFWADWCGPCRFIAPFVKEIAAEQEGVLKVAKVDVDDNPAVPGRYAIVGIPTLMLFKGGQVVERIVGAQPKERILAQVLPHLEKSAKATA from the coding sequence ATGGCCAAGCCGCTTGAAGTTACCGACGCCACCTTCCAGAAGGAAGTGTTGGAGTCTGATGTCCCCGTTCTGGTCGATTTCTGGGCCGATTGGTGCGGGCCGTGTCGTTTCATCGCCCCGTTTGTGAAGGAAATCGCGGCCGAGCAGGAAGGCGTCCTGAAGGTCGCCAAGGTTGACGTGGACGACAACCCGGCCGTGCCCGGCCGCTACGCCATCGTGGGCATCCCCACCCTGATGCTGTTCAAGGGCGGGCAGGTTGTGGAGCGCATCGTCGGCGCGCAGCCGAAGGAGCGCATCCTGGCCCAGGTTTTGCCGCATCTGGAAAAGTCGGCCAAAGCCACGGCCTAA
- the cofE gene encoding coenzyme F420-0:L-glutamate ligase encodes MTTDHLLLTALPGIPDVQPGDDVARLLLAALDRAGLTLRDGDVIAIAQKIVSKAEGRLVALAGVEPGDEAQRLAAQVGNDPRLMELILRESEAVSRLRQGVIIVRHRLGFTSANAGIDRSNVGPGGGDEVLLLPLDPDVSARRIREVIMGETGAAVGVVITDSHGRPFRLGTVGVAIGVAGLPALWDRRGESDRYGYRLQHTDVGVADEIAAAAGLLMGQAAEGLPAVLLRGLHLPPADGRAADLIRPKELDLYR; translated from the coding sequence CTGACCACCGACCACTTACTCCTCACCGCCCTCCCCGGCATCCCCGACGTGCAACCCGGCGACGACGTGGCTCGTCTGCTGCTGGCCGCGCTCGACCGGGCCGGGTTGACCCTGCGCGACGGCGACGTGATCGCTATCGCGCAGAAGATCGTCAGCAAGGCCGAGGGGCGGCTGGTGGCCCTGGCCGGCGTGGAACCGGGCGACGAGGCCCAACGGCTGGCCGCGCAGGTGGGCAACGACCCGCGCCTGATGGAGCTGATCCTGCGCGAGAGCGAGGCCGTGTCGCGTCTGCGCCAGGGGGTCATCATCGTCCGCCACCGGCTGGGCTTCACCAGCGCCAACGCCGGCATCGACCGCTCCAACGTGGGGCCGGGCGGCGGGGATGAGGTGTTGCTGCTGCCGCTCGACCCCGACGTCTCGGCCCGGCGCATTCGCGAAGTAATCATGGGCGAGACGGGCGCGGCCGTGGGGGTGGTCATCACCGACAGCCACGGCCGCCCCTTCCGGCTGGGCACGGTCGGCGTGGCGATTGGCGTGGCCGGCCTGCCCGCGCTGTGGGATCGCCGCGGCGAGAGCGACCGCTACGGCTACCGGCTGCAACACACCGACGTGGGCGTGGCCGACGAGATCGCCGCCGCCGCCGGGCTGCTGATGGGGCAGGCGGCCGAGGGGTTGCCGGCGGTGCTGCTGCGCGGACTGCACCTGCCCCCCGCCGACGGCCGCGCCGCCGACCTCATTCGCCCTAAAGAGCTGGACCTTTATCGATAA
- a CDS encoding class I SAM-dependent methyltransferase, giving the protein MSKQQVREQFGANAAAYVASPTHAQGASLGWLVARVAPQAGWRVLDVATAAGHAALALAPHVAAVVGLDLTPEMLPLAAGLAAERGLGNLAFTVGDVEALPFDGGAFDAVTCRIAPHHFPDVDRFIAEAARVLRPGGVLAVVDNVVPGSRLRGKRANAQREAGDYVNAFEKLRDPSHVRCLSHEEWLDALVAAGLTVEAQETQDKRLTFETWAARHTPEMQTRLRVLLTQAPAAAAEFLDPQSGSGLTTFRLREGLFVARKNGMP; this is encoded by the coding sequence ATGAGCAAGCAACAGGTTCGTGAGCAATTCGGCGCCAATGCCGCCGCCTACGTCGCCAGCCCGACCCACGCCCAGGGAGCCAGTCTGGGCTGGCTGGTGGCGCGCGTCGCGCCGCAAGCGGGGTGGCGGGTGCTCGACGTGGCCACGGCCGCCGGCCACGCCGCGCTGGCCTTGGCCCCCCACGTGGCCGCTGTCGTGGGGCTGGACCTGACGCCGGAGATGCTGCCGCTGGCCGCCGGGCTGGCCGCCGAGCGCGGGCTGGGCAATCTGGCCTTCACCGTCGGCGACGTGGAAGCGTTGCCGTTCGACGGCGGCGCGTTCGATGCCGTCACCTGCCGCATCGCTCCCCACCACTTCCCCGACGTCGACCGCTTCATCGCCGAGGCGGCGCGGGTGCTGCGGCCGGGCGGCGTGCTGGCCGTGGTCGATAACGTCGTGCCCGGCAGCCGGCTGCGCGGCAAGCGGGCCAACGCGCAACGGGAGGCGGGCGACTACGTCAACGCCTTCGAGAAGCTGCGCGACCCCAGCCACGTTCGCTGCCTGAGCCATGAGGAGTGGCTCGACGCGCTGGTCGCGGCCGGGCTGACCGTTGAAGCGCAGGAGACGCAGGACAAGCGGCTGACGTTCGAGACGTGGGCCGCCCGCCATACGCCGGAGATGCAAACGCGCTTGCGGGTGCTGCTGACCCAGGCCCCGGCGGCGGCGGCCGAGTTCCTCGATCCCCAAAGCGGCAGCGGCCTGACGACCTTCCGGCTGCGCGAGGGGTTGTTTGTGGCCCGTAAAAATGGAATGCCCTAG
- a CDS encoding GntR family transcriptional regulator, with protein MNAIVQDSQVSYYKQLYTILRRNIAHGVWKPGDRLPSEAELIETYGVSRITVRQAFDLLVHEGLVYRRRGSGTFVTIPTIQHGLNRITSFTEDMQRRGLHPETEVLFAGLRPATPEMAETLNILPGAELAVFERLRLADHEPMSLEISHLVHQLCPGVLAGDYGRTPLYEALQDNYGIRLTRAHQSIRAIAADKALAGRLRVPHGTPLFSIERVSYQQLGTPVEFLQLYHRGDRYVLYNELRN; from the coding sequence ATGAACGCCATCGTCCAGGATAGCCAGGTTTCTTATTATAAGCAGCTTTACACCATTTTACGGCGCAACATCGCCCACGGCGTGTGGAAGCCGGGCGACCGTCTGCCGTCGGAGGCGGAACTGATCGAGACCTATGGCGTCAGCCGCATCACCGTGCGCCAGGCGTTCGACCTGCTGGTGCATGAAGGCCTGGTCTATCGCCGGCGGGGCAGCGGCACGTTTGTCACCATCCCCACCATCCAGCACGGTCTAAACCGCATCACCAGCTTCACCGAAGACATGCAACGGCGCGGCTTGCACCCGGAGACGGAAGTGCTCTTCGCCGGATTGCGACCGGCCACGCCGGAAATGGCCGAGACGCTCAACATTTTGCCGGGCGCGGAATTGGCCGTTTTCGAGCGGTTGCGGTTGGCCGACCACGAACCGATGAGCCTGGAAATCTCCCATCTGGTCCACCAGCTGTGCCCCGGCGTGCTGGCCGGCGACTATGGCCGGACGCCGCTGTACGAGGCGCTCCAGGACAACTATGGCATTCGCCTGACCCGCGCCCACCAATCGATCCGGGCCATCGCCGCCGATAAGGCACTGGCCGGGCGGCTGCGCGTTCCCCACGGCACGCCGCTCTTTTCCATTGAGCGGGTGTCGTACCAACAGTTGGGCACGCCGGTGGAGTTTTTGCAGCTCTATCATCGCGGCGATCGTTACGTGCTGTATAATGAATTGCGTAACTGA
- a CDS encoding cupin domain-containing protein, whose translation MRSTNLLENLTFHDDHPFAQPLYVDEDGRVIRFMLRPGQSITDHNVPSSPFYVVILKGHGVFAGADGVEHTFGPNTVLLFDKGETHAVRALDEELIFIGFLHGVEGTRPGKVGGALAHS comes from the coding sequence ATGCGCTCGACCAACCTGCTGGAGAATCTGACCTTCCACGATGACCACCCCTTTGCCCAACCGTTGTACGTCGATGAGGACGGCCGGGTGATTCGCTTCATGCTGCGGCCCGGACAAAGCATCACTGACCACAACGTGCCCAGTTCGCCGTTCTACGTGGTCATCCTCAAGGGTCACGGGGTTTTTGCCGGCGCGGATGGCGTTGAGCACACGTTTGGCCCGAATACGGTGCTGCTCTTCGACAAAGGCGAAACCCACGCCGTACGTGCGCTGGACGAAGAACTAATCTTCATTGGCTTCCTCCACGGCGTGGAGGGCACGCGACCGGGCAAAGTCGGCGGCGCGCTGGCTCATTCGTAG
- the nth gene encoding endonuclease III, producing the protein MEVQTPRNELTPTPEYVAELITRLRAAYPDAHCALDYETPIQLLVAVILSAQCTDERVNLTTPGLFARYPTIEALAAADPAEMEALVRPTGFYRNKARHIRETAARLLAVYGGDVPPEMDALLTLPGVARKTANVVRGEIYGLADGVTVDTHVKRLAGRLGLTRETDPVKVERDLIALIPRESWIEIAHLLIWHGRRVCAARKPHCAACTLNDLCPSAFVVNNQP; encoded by the coding sequence ATGGAAGTCCAGACACCTCGAAACGAGTTGACCCCCACGCCGGAATACGTGGCCGAACTGATCACGCGCCTGCGGGCGGCCTACCCCGACGCCCATTGCGCGCTGGATTACGAGACGCCCATCCAACTATTGGTGGCCGTCATCCTCTCGGCCCAATGCACCGACGAGCGCGTCAATCTGACGACGCCGGGGCTGTTTGCCCGCTATCCCACCATCGAAGCCCTGGCCGCGGCCGATCCGGCGGAGATGGAAGCGCTGGTGCGGCCGACCGGCTTCTACCGCAACAAGGCACGCCACATCCGCGAGACGGCGGCGCGGCTGCTGGCCGTCTATGGCGGCGACGTGCCGCCGGAGATGGACGCGTTGTTGACGCTGCCCGGCGTGGCCCGCAAGACGGCCAACGTCGTGCGCGGCGAGATCTACGGCCTGGCCGACGGCGTGACGGTCGATACCCACGTCAAGCGGCTGGCCGGGCGGCTGGGCCTGACGCGCGAAACCGATCCGGTCAAGGTCGAGCGCGACCTGATCGCCCTCATCCCGCGCGAAAGCTGGATCGAGATCGCCCACCTGCTCATCTGGCACGGCCGTCGCGTCTGCGCCGCCCGCAAGCCCCACTGCGCCGCCTGCACCCTCAACGACCTCTGCCCGTCAGCCTTTGTCGTAAACAATCAGCCGTAG
- a CDS encoding class I SAM-dependent RNA methyltransferase, with amino-acid sequence MSDLTLTLTDMAHGGLALGRDRGGRAIFVPFAIPGETVRARVPDDRRGFARAELLEVIKPSPDRVTPRCRHFGICGNCHLQHMAYAAQLRAKEAAVRDQLTRVGGLTNPPLRPIIAAPEPYDYRTETALYPAEEGGLGYWSPVERRIFRVVECPILHPSLQVALPDLDVELPGLRRLTLRLGDDEELLAALEVEDVEPPELAVDFPVSVAIVLPDRTAASLIGDPYLVQTIGGREFRFSPGVPFPPYPAAAEMLAETILSLAEIAPGDSVLESPGGAGWLTAALAGRAAAIIAVEPNPDAVADAAENLDAFDNVSIYQGTEDDIFPGLDAEPDVVVLRPGIQRSEDGLSPAAWRLLERLRPRRRIVVVGEVGALAKDAKRLGKMGYRAVGIQAVDLAPQGFGVEVVSVWRK; translated from the coding sequence ATGTCTGATCTGACCCTGACCCTGACCGACATGGCCCACGGCGGGCTGGCCCTGGGGCGCGACCGCGGCGGGCGAGCCATCTTCGTCCCCTTCGCCATCCCCGGCGAGACGGTGCGCGCCCGCGTCCCCGACGACCGGCGCGGCTTTGCCCGCGCGGAACTGCTGGAGGTGATCAAGCCCTCGCCTGACCGCGTGACACCGCGCTGTCGTCACTTCGGCATTTGCGGCAACTGCCACCTCCAGCACATGGCTTACGCCGCCCAACTGCGGGCCAAGGAAGCCGCCGTGCGCGACCAGTTGACCCGTGTCGGCGGCCTGACGAATCCGCCATTGCGGCCGATCATCGCCGCGCCGGAGCCTTACGACTACCGCACCGAGACGGCTCTCTACCCGGCCGAAGAGGGCGGGCTGGGCTACTGGTCGCCGGTGGAGCGGCGCATCTTTCGCGTCGTGGAGTGCCCCATCCTGCACCCGTCGTTGCAGGTCGCCCTGCCCGACCTGGACGTGGAATTGCCCGGCCTGCGCCGCCTGACGCTGCGCCTGGGCGACGACGAGGAGCTATTGGCCGCGCTGGAGGTGGAGGACGTGGAGCCGCCGGAGTTGGCCGTCGATTTCCCGGTGTCGGTGGCCATCGTCCTGCCCGACCGCACGGCGGCGTCGCTCATCGGCGATCCCTATCTGGTGCAGACCATCGGCGGGCGCGAGTTTCGCTTCTCGCCCGGCGTGCCCTTTCCGCCCTATCCGGCGGCGGCCGAAATGCTGGCCGAGACCATTCTGTCGCTGGCCGAGATCGCGCCGGGTGACTCGGTGCTGGAAAGCCCCGGCGGCGCGGGCTGGCTGACGGCGGCGCTGGCCGGGCGAGCGGCGGCGATCATCGCCGTGGAGCCGAACCCCGACGCCGTGGCCGACGCGGCCGAGAACCTGGATGCGTTCGACAACGTATCGATCTACCAGGGGACGGAGGACGACATCTTCCCGGGATTAGACGCCGAGCCGGACGTGGTCGTATTGCGGCCGGGCATCCAGCGGTCGGAGGACGGCCTGTCCCCGGCGGCGTGGCGACTGCTGGAGCGGCTGCGGCCCCGGCGGCGCATCGTCGTCGTGGGCGAAGTGGGGGCGCTGGCTAAGGATGCCAAGCGGTTGGGGAAGATGGGGTATCGGGCGGTGGGGATACAGGCGGTGGATTTGGCGCCGCAGGGGTTTGGAGTGGAGGTTGTGTCAGTCTGGCGAAAGTAA
- a CDS encoding GNAT family N-acetyltransferase: MPYFNYEITAHPTDTAGYWARRDFVRAWWSIARDDDRWTPPEYDQLRRELNPRHNDHLARLAATLIYVAALQRTGVRRSRTDQQEIPLTSVLERPLAAAVAVVDPRRKGTTAHLALPHFSSDAGAFDRLYYYLVEQLSAQRYHRFVAPVGLSPHLGSGLLVDSWGDWPPLHTPGNPPYAPELLGRKLRPFQTGRLYQAPVSPPDDEPSGPARVGPFDPSRLTADLLPLLIAATANPVAAFPPPDALEAAFMLRHLPPGTSGWLAEIDGAPVGFVLLGPDTAGQLRAARGGRSLWGRAYLRGMARLPGWRRVTSGRLFFGAVVAERRGQGIGRQLWGQALRAAHESGWATLSIGPIWASGQPSPAAGFLERRAAVARQTYQLYEASF, from the coding sequence ATGCCTTATTTCAACTACGAGATCACCGCCCACCCGACGGACACGGCCGGCTATTGGGCGCGGCGCGACTTTGTGCGGGCGTGGTGGTCAATTGCCCGTGATGACGACCGCTGGACGCCGCCGGAGTACGACCAACTGCGGCGCGAACTGAACCCGCGCCACAACGACCACCTGGCCCGGCTGGCGGCGACGCTGATCTACGTGGCGGCGTTGCAGCGCACCGGCGTGCGCCGCTCGCGCACCGACCAGCAGGAGATTCCCCTGACCAGCGTCCTGGAGCGCCCCCTGGCCGCGGCCGTGGCCGTGGTTGACCCCCGCCGCAAGGGGACGACGGCCCATCTAGCCCTGCCCCATTTCAGCAGCGACGCCGGCGCTTTCGACAGGCTCTACTACTACCTGGTCGAGCAGCTATCCGCCCAACGCTATCACCGCTTCGTCGCCCCCGTCGGCCTGTCGCCCCATCTCGGCTCCGGGCTGCTGGTGGATAGCTGGGGCGACTGGCCGCCGCTGCACACGCCGGGCAACCCACCCTACGCCCCGGAGCTATTGGGGCGCAAGCTGCGGCCGTTCCAGACCGGCCGGCTGTATCAAGCCCCGGTGTCGCCGCCGGACGACGAACCGTCCGGCCCGGCGCGCGTCGGCCCGTTTGATCCATCGCGCCTGACGGCCGACCTGCTGCCGCTGCTCATCGCCGCCACGGCCAACCCGGTCGCCGCCTTCCCGCCGCCCGACGCGCTGGAGGCCGCTTTCATGCTGCGCCACTTGCCGCCGGGAACCAGCGGCTGGCTGGCCGAGATCGACGGCGCGCCGGTGGGTTTCGTGTTGCTCGGCCCCGACACGGCCGGGCAGTTGCGGGCGGCGCGGGGCGGGCGGTCGCTGTGGGGGCGGGCCTATTTGCGAGGGATGGCCCGGTTGCCCGGTTGGCGGCGGGTCACGAGCGGGCGGTTGTTCTTCGGCGCGGTGGTCGCCGAGCGGCGCGGGCAGGGCATCGGCCGGCAGCTCTGGGGCCAGGCCCTGCGCGCCGCCCATGAGAGCGGTTGGGCCACGCTCAGCATCGGCCCCATCTGGGCGTCGGGCCAACCGTCGCCGGCGGCCGGCTTTTTGGAGCGCCGCGCGGCCGTTGCCCGGCAGACGTATCAACTCTACGAAGCGTCTTTTTAG
- the npdG gene encoding NADPH-dependent F420 reductase yields the protein MKIAILGGTGKEGSGLGFRWAAAGHEVIIGSRLAEKGERAAEEMQSELPGAAISGTDNATAAAAAELIVLSVPYEAQERTLAEVGDAAQGKLLITVVAPLGQPKARYWRLPSGLSAAEEAQQQLGEGVTVVAAFQNISAGHLRDLDHALDCDVLICGEKAADKDVAAALCRDAGMRGINAGALANATVVEGLTAVLLGINVRHKISGAGIRITGLPEEQ from the coding sequence ATGAAGATTGCCATATTGGGCGGAACCGGCAAGGAAGGTTCCGGGTTAGGGTTCCGATGGGCCGCCGCCGGGCATGAGGTCATCATCGGCTCGCGTCTGGCCGAGAAGGGAGAGCGCGCCGCCGAGGAGATGCAGTCCGAGCTGCCGGGCGCGGCCATCAGCGGCACGGACAACGCCACCGCCGCCGCCGCCGCCGAGTTGATCGTCCTGTCCGTGCCCTACGAGGCGCAGGAGCGAACGCTGGCCGAGGTGGGCGACGCCGCGCAGGGCAAGCTGCTCATCACCGTCGTCGCCCCGCTGGGCCAACCCAAGGCCCGCTATTGGCGGCTACCCAGCGGTCTGTCGGCCGCCGAAGAGGCGCAACAACAACTGGGCGAGGGCGTCACCGTCGTCGCCGCCTTCCAGAACATCTCGGCCGGCCACCTGCGCGACCTGGATCACGCGCTGGATTGCGACGTGCTCATCTGTGGCGAAAAAGCGGCCGACAAGGACGTGGCCGCCGCGCTATGCCGCGACGCCGGGATGCGCGGCATCAACGCCGGAGCGCTGGCCAACGCGACCGTTGTCGAAGGGCTGACGGCCGTCCTGCTGGGCATCAACGTCCGCCACAAGATCAGCGGCGCGGGCATCCGCATCACTGGGCTGCCGGAGGAGCAGTAG
- the ssnA gene encoding putative aminohydrolase SsnA, which translates to MSDLLIHNGRLITWNTPNELLEDSALLLRDGRILDLGPSAALRERYPDAERLDARGQLVMPGNICAHTHFYGAFARGMAIPGPAPKDFPDILVRLWWRLDRALLDVDVKYSALVSLVDAIKHGTTTLVDHHASPNAIDSSLDQIADAVEMAGVRTALCYEVTDRNGPDGAQAGISENVRFLHSVRERGSDLLAGTFGLHASLSLSDKTLERCVAAAKGLDSGFHIHVAEHEADEYDSRERYGLRVVDRLAAAGILGPRSIVAHCVHIDGREMELLRETGTWVTHQPRSNMNNAVGAAPVESLLRLGIPVCLGNDGMGNAMWGEWKEAYFMHKQAHRDPRRMNGMDVVQMAVHNNAALARVFWPNLPLGRLAVGAAADVILVDYHATTPLSAGNLPWHIIFGFESSMVTTTIVGGRVLMRDRQLLTLDEAAITARSRELAAKVWERYNALD; encoded by the coding sequence ATGTCCGACCTGCTCATCCACAACGGCCGCCTGATCACCTGGAACACCCCCAACGAACTGCTCGAGGACAGCGCCCTGTTGCTGCGCGATGGCCGCATCCTCGACCTCGGCCCATCGGCGGCGCTGCGGGAGCGCTACCCCGACGCCGAGCGCCTGGACGCGCGCGGCCAACTGGTGATGCCCGGCAACATCTGCGCCCACACCCACTTCTATGGCGCGTTCGCGCGCGGCATGGCGATCCCCGGCCCGGCCCCCAAGGATTTCCCCGACATTCTGGTGCGGCTGTGGTGGCGGCTCGACCGGGCGCTGCTCGACGTGGACGTGAAGTATAGCGCCCTGGTCAGCCTAGTAGACGCCATCAAGCACGGCACGACGACGCTGGTCGATCACCACGCCAGCCCCAACGCCATCGATAGCTCGCTCGATCAGATCGCCGACGCGGTGGAAATGGCCGGCGTGCGCACCGCCCTGTGCTATGAGGTGACCGACCGCAACGGCCCCGACGGCGCGCAGGCGGGCATCAGCGAAAACGTGCGCTTTCTGCACTCGGTGCGCGAACGGGGCAGCGATTTGCTGGCCGGCACGTTTGGCCTGCACGCCTCCCTGTCGCTCAGCGACAAAACATTGGAACGGTGCGTGGCCGCGGCCAAGGGGCTGGACTCCGGCTTCCACATCCACGTGGCCGAGCACGAGGCCGACGAATACGATTCGCGCGAACGGTATGGCCTGCGTGTGGTCGACCGGCTGGCGGCGGCGGGCATTCTGGGGCCGCGCAGCATCGTGGCCCATTGTGTCCACATCGACGGCCGCGAGATGGAACTATTGCGCGAGACGGGCACGTGGGTGACCCACCAGCCGCGCAGCAACATGAACAACGCCGTGGGCGCGGCCCCGGTGGAGAGCCTGTTACGGCTGGGCATCCCCGTCTGTCTGGGCAACGACGGCATGGGCAACGCCATGTGGGGCGAATGGAAGGAAGCCTACTTCATGCACAAGCAGGCCCACCGCGACCCGCGCCGCATGAACGGCATGGACGTGGTACAGATGGCCGTGCACAACAACGCCGCGCTGGCCCGCGTCTTCTGGCCCAATTTACCGCTGGGGCGCCTGGCCGTTGGCGCGGCGGCCGACGTCATCCTGGTCGATTACCACGCCACCACGCCATTGAGCGCCGGCAACCTGCCCTGGCACATCATCTTCGGCTTCGAGAGCAGTATGGTGACCACGACCATCGTCGGCGGCCGGGTGCTCATGCGCGACCGGCAACTGCTGACGCTCGACGAGGCAGCCATCACCGCCCGCAGCCGCGAGTTGGCGGCGAAAGTGTGGGAGCGGTATAACGCGCTGGATTAG
- a CDS encoding type II toxin-antitoxin system PemK/MazF family toxin — protein MASPNRGEIWLADLDPTRGHEQAGRRPVLVISTNTFNHGPAKLLFVLPLTRTNRGIPIHVAIRPPEGGVSAPSFILCDSLRSIDKDRLVSQAWGKVSTATMKRVEANLRLLMEL, from the coding sequence ATGGCCTCGCCAAACCGTGGAGAAATATGGTTGGCCGATCTCGATCCCACGCGGGGCCATGAGCAGGCCGGCAGGCGTCCCGTGCTTGTTATTTCAACCAATACCTTTAATCATGGCCCGGCAAAATTACTGTTCGTTCTCCCATTAACGAGAACAAACCGGGGTATCCCCATCCATGTTGCCATTCGCCCGCCAGAGGGCGGCGTTTCAGCTCCCAGCTTTATCCTGTGTGATAGCCTACGTTCAATCGACAAGGATCGCCTTGTCTCTCAGGCTTGGGGTAAAGTCTCAACTGCGACAATGAAACGCGTTGAAGCCAACTTACGATTGCTGATGGAACTTTAG